The Carbonactinospora thermoautotrophica genome window below encodes:
- the xcbD gene encoding 3-sulfopropionylcysteine synthase XcbD — MSAHLVDSILYGHLWGTPEIRRLFDDEGRVQSWLDILAALAQAQAEVGLVPDDAARAIRDHADVRLLDLERVAAETRATGHSTLGLIRCLRDVLPEAAREWVYYGATVQDISDTWTALVMREVADIVDRDLARAEAAALALAERHRDTVMCGRTHGQPGLPVTFGFKAAVWASELRRHRERLAEGRPRWEVAQLGGALGTMEFWGEAALPLLEAFARRLGLAAPDIPWITARDRVAEFVNLLAMVTATIAKIGQEVYELQRPEIAELAEPFTAGQVGSITMPHKRNPELSEHLVTLARLVRADATVTVEGMIAEHERDGRAWKAEWVAVPEACLYTGAALALACRLLEGLDVDAARMRANLDARGGYVLSEPVMRVLADRVGKHTAHQIVYEAALAGRERGVDLGTALLADPRIAERLTPEEIARCLDPHAALGAAPAFVDRVLATIRGVRR; from the coding sequence GTGAGCGCGCATCTGGTCGACTCGATCCTCTACGGCCACCTCTGGGGGACCCCGGAGATCCGTCGCCTGTTCGACGATGAGGGGCGCGTGCAGTCCTGGCTGGACATCCTCGCCGCGCTCGCGCAGGCCCAGGCCGAAGTCGGGCTCGTGCCCGACGACGCGGCGCGGGCCATTCGGGACCACGCCGATGTGAGGTTGCTCGACCTTGAGCGTGTCGCGGCCGAGACCCGCGCCACCGGGCACTCGACCCTCGGCCTGATCCGCTGCCTGCGGGACGTGCTACCCGAGGCGGCGCGTGAGTGGGTGTACTACGGCGCCACCGTCCAGGACATCTCGGACACCTGGACCGCGCTCGTCATGCGCGAGGTCGCGGACATCGTCGACCGCGACCTGGCTCGTGCGGAGGCGGCGGCGCTCGCTTTGGCCGAGCGGCATCGCGACACCGTCATGTGCGGCCGCACCCATGGGCAGCCAGGGCTGCCGGTCACGTTCGGGTTCAAGGCGGCTGTGTGGGCGTCTGAACTGCGCCGGCACCGCGAACGGCTGGCCGAGGGCCGCCCCCGTTGGGAGGTGGCGCAGCTTGGCGGAGCGTTGGGAACGATGGAGTTCTGGGGTGAGGCGGCGTTGCCGCTGCTGGAGGCGTTCGCCCGGCGCCTCGGGTTGGCCGCCCCGGACATTCCGTGGATCACCGCCCGGGACCGGGTCGCGGAGTTCGTCAACCTGCTGGCCATGGTCACGGCGACGATCGCGAAGATCGGCCAGGAGGTGTACGAGCTGCAGCGCCCCGAAATCGCCGAGCTGGCGGAACCGTTCACCGCCGGGCAGGTGGGCAGCATCACCATGCCGCACAAGCGCAACCCGGAGTTGTCCGAGCACCTGGTCACGCTGGCGCGGCTGGTGCGGGCGGACGCGACGGTGACCGTGGAAGGCATGATCGCCGAACACGAGCGCGATGGGCGGGCCTGGAAGGCCGAATGGGTGGCTGTTCCCGAGGCGTGCCTGTACACCGGCGCCGCGCTGGCGCTGGCCTGTCGCTTGCTGGAGGGACTGGACGTCGACGCGGCCCGGATGCGGGCGAACCTGGACGCCCGTGGCGGATATGTTTTGTCCGAGCCGGTGATGCGCGTGCTGGCCGACCGCGTCGGTAAGCACACCGCGCACCAGATCGTGTACGAGGCGGCGCTCGCCGGACGGGAGCGCGGGGTCGACCTGGGCACGGCGCTGCTCGCCGACCCCCGCATCGCGGAACGTCTCACGCCCGAGGAGATCGCCCGCTGCCTCGATCCGCACGCCGCTCTCGGAGCTGCTCCGGCGTTCGTCGACCGGGTCCTGGCCACTATCCGCGGGGTCCGACGATGA